A single window of Microcoleus sp. FACHB-831 DNA harbors:
- the psb28 gene encoding photosystem II reaction center protein Psb28, which produces MSVNTPSIHFFEGIPEELSNVSLRRSKTSGARSVVMTFNSLRAIEKFNSFRKKFSNSMQLTDQEGVISVEPSGVQFIFSGPEGDDLERVECKFEIEQEDHWQRFMRFMHRYAEANGMGYSESKNN; this is translated from the coding sequence ATGAGTGTTAATACCCCCTCCATTCATTTTTTTGAAGGGATTCCTGAAGAACTGAGCAATGTCAGCCTGCGGCGGAGTAAAACTTCTGGCGCCCGCAGCGTAGTAATGACTTTCAATAGCTTGAGAGCCATAGAAAAATTCAACAGCTTTAGAAAAAAATTTTCTAACTCGATGCAGCTAACTGACCAAGAAGGCGTAATTAGTGTTGAGCCTTCTGGTGTACAATTCATTTTCTCTGGGCCAGAAGGGGATGACCTAGAGCGGGTTGAATGTAAGTTTGAGATTGAGCAGGAAGACCATTGGCAGCGATTCATGCGCTTTATGCATCGCTATGCAGAGGCGAATGGCATGGGCTACAGCGAATCGAAAAATAACTAG